CTTCAAATGATCTGGCAAATCTTTCAATTCCAATTTGGGTGCCTGCAAAACGGATGGTAGCAATTTCTTGTGAGGGATTAATATTTCGGTTTCTAAATTTGGAACCACAGTTTGTGACTCTTCATCAATTTCCGAAATCTCCCAAGCTTCAGCTATCTCTCCTTCCACCTCCAACTGTGCCTGCATGTGAAAACTTTCAATCTCATATGTCTCCTCAAAACATTCCTGCACAATGGAATCAACAATATCGATTGAACATATAGACTGGTTTCATTTGGGTATTTCATAGCATCAAAATACTAAATTTCACAATCTCCCCGTCGAATTCGACGGAAAGTGTACCCTCTTCCACATCAATCTTGGTTCTAGCTGTTTTCATGAAAGGTCTCCCCAATAGAATCGGGGCTGAAATCGCAGTGGAGTCTTCTTCCATTCGCAGTATGTAGAAATCCGCAGGAAATATCATTTCTTTAACCTACACCAGAACATCCTCAACAACGCCTTCAGGGTAAGCATTAGATCGGTCAGCTAATTGAATCACAACTCTAGTTTCTTTTAAAGGACCCAAATTCAGAGCACAATATATTGAATAGGGCATGACATTAATGGATGCGCCTAAATCTAGCATAGCACGCTCAATTTTCAGATTTCCAATAACACAAGTCATTGTAAACATACCTGGATCCTTGCATTTGTTTGGCAGTGACTTCTTAATAACCGCAGATACACTTTCCCCCACGCTTACTTTTTCATCACTTTTAAACCTCCTCTTGTTAGTGcacaaatcttttaaaaatttagcataCCTTGGAATTTGTTTGATGGCATCTATAAGAGGGATATTGATCTCCACCTTTCTAAAGGTCTCCAACACTTCTTTCTCATAGTCCATTTTCTTGGATTTTTCCAACCTGGAAGGAAATGGAGAAACAACCGCATTAGAAATAGTAGATGAGAAAGGCTTAGAATTTACCTTTGGTTCTTTCTCAGATTCTCCTTCGATCTcttcatttgtgtttttttcTTCAGTATTTTTTGTTGGTGAAGTGTTCTTTTGGTCGATCTCCTTCCCACTCCTTAATACCATAGAACTTGCATTTTCTTTTGGATTAGCCACCGTTTGCGACGGTAGTTTTCCAGAATTCTGAGCTTCCAACTTACTGACTGATGTAGCGATCTGAGTGATCTGGGTTCCTAGATTCTGAATGCTGACCCTCGTTTCCTGTTGAAATTTTTGAGTGTTTTCAGCTAAGGCCTTTACAATTTCGTCTAGAGACATACCTGAGTTGGATGCTTGTTCTGGTATGTGTTGTTTGTTCCAATTTTGCTGTGGATATCCTTGTTGGCCTCCTTGATTCTTATAGCTGAAATTTGGGTGATCCCTCCATCCTGGATTGTAGCTATTAGAAAATGGATCATATCGACGCTGGGGCTGCCCAGGAAATCCACCAATCGCATTGGCTTGTTGCGTGGCTTCCTCTTGTAGTGACGGACACATATCTGTAGGATGTCCCACCATAGCGCATACACCACAAGCTTTTACCTGTTGCACCTGTCGTGCAACCAACTTTTCCAAAAGAGATGTCAAAGAAACTAATTTTTGGTCGATAGGAGTAACACTTACCTCATTGACTTGTCGTGGAGGGTTGTCTTGCCTAGTACTGAACTGTTGTGCATTGGCAGCCATGTTGGAGATTAGAGCTCGTGCCTCTTGAGGTGTTTTGTTCACCAATGCACCACCACTTGCAGCATCAATCATATTCCTATCAAAGAGCGAAAGTCCCTCATAAAAATATTGCACTAGTAGCTGTTCTGGAATCTGGTGTTGTGGACAACTGGCACACAACTGCTTGAATCTCTCCCAATATTCATACAAAGTTTCCTCATGCAGTTGTCTAATCCCACAAAtgtcttttctaatatttgctGCTCGTGAAGCGGGGAAGAACTTCTCCAAAAACTGTTGTTTCATATTGTCCCAAGTTGTTATGGATCCAGAAGGTAAATAGTAGAGCCAATCCTTAGCCTTGTCGGCTAGAGAGAATGGAAAATCTCGCAGTGAAATTTGTTCCTCTGTGATCCCTTGCGGTTTCATGGCTGTGCAAAcaatatgaaactctttcagatGTTTATGGGGATCTTCACCTGCGAGACCACGAAAAGTAGGCAATAAATGAATCAAGCCAGATTTTAATTCAAAAGTAGCATCAGTAGTATGGAACTGAATGCATAatggttgttgaataacattaGGATTAGCTAACTCCCTGAGTGTTCTTTGAGCTTGTCCTGCCATTTCTTCTTGGTCACTTTCACTTCtttcaatctcaagatcaaTGTCAGATTCTTTTTCTGTATCGTCTGAGTCCAATGATACGTCCAAATAaggagatgatgatgatggttgCTTTTCACGCCTTAATCTTGCTTCTTTTCTCAATCTCTTAGCTGTCTTCTCGATTTCTGGATTGTATTCGAGTTCACCTGTACGAGAAGAACGAggcataaaaaaaatagaaaataatcaAAAGAAATTACCTTACACCgtcccggcaacggcgccaaaatttGGTGTGGTGTCGTTGTGccaccaaacttaaattcctactctctaaataaaattagtgtaatgatgagcagggtcgaatccacagggaacaGTAGATATATttcttttgataataaaaataaaaatggggGGGATTTGTTGtgataattactaaataaaataatctaaacTAAAATTACCAAGCAAGAAAGAATATTGAATCtagaatttaaaattaatcgacgagaataaattgaagaatttaatacgagaaaaatactgattcaaggagattctactatttaattatctcactgttcatcggttaatcaatcatttattcatgttattccaaaaaattaaccttagaataatagggatagccgctaaaattcttgtgttttcctaaattaattgaccaaactcagcatccagtcaaaactcgCCAATAAtcaactgggcacgatagcgttccatattaattaaagacAGCATTTTAGTTTCGTGAAAATagttaatcctaaaatctaacaatcgagatagctgcaagttatagatcgagtttcACCGATTCatttagattaaatatgttatgatagcacaacacgcctaatctatcgctactcatgtaccaatcgttcatgacaattacggatcactgaattcatggttagcattagaaaatcatacatcaaattaaattgtcagattaattgacgtataacattcatataattaaatcataaatcaacaaatatttgagcaaaca
This is a stretch of genomic DNA from Primulina eburnea isolate SZY01 chromosome 11, ASM2296580v1, whole genome shotgun sequence. It encodes these proteins:
- the LOC140805400 gene encoding uncharacterized protein, which translates into the protein MPRSSRTGELEYNPEIEKTAKRLRKEARLRREKQPSSSSPYLDVSLDSDDTEKESDIDLEIERSESDQEEMAGQAQRTLRELANPNVIQQPLCIQFHTTDATFELKSGLIHLLPTFRGLAGEDPHKHLKEFHIVCTAMKPQGITEEQISLRDFPFSLADKAKDWLYYLPSGSITTWDNMKQQFLEKFFPASRAANIRKDICGIRQLHEETLYEYWERFKQLCASCPQHQIPEQLLVQYFYEGLSLFDRNMIDAASGGALVNKTPQEARALISNMAANAQQFSTRQDNPPRQVNEVSVTPIDQKLVSLTSLLEKLVARQVQQVKACGVCAMVGHPTDMCPSLQEEATQQANAIGGFPGQPQRRYDPFSNSYNPGWRDHPNFSYKNQGGQQGYPQQNWNKQHIPEQASNSGMSLDEIVKALAENTQKFQQETRVSIQNLGTQITQIATSVSKLEAQNSGKLPSQTVANPKENASSMVLRSGKEIDQKNTSPTKNTEEKNTNEEIEGESEKEPKVNSKPFSSTISNAVVSPFPSRLEKSKKMDYEKEVLETFRKVEINIPLIDAIKQIPRYAKFLKDLCTNKRRFKSDEKVSVGESVSAVIKKSLPNKCKDPGMFTMTCVIGNLKIERAMLDLGASINVMPYSIYCALNLGPLKETRVVIQLADRSNAYPEGVVEDVLV